A window from Rana temporaria chromosome 8, aRanTem1.1, whole genome shotgun sequence encodes these proteins:
- the CSTF2T gene encoding LOW QUALITY PROTEIN: cleavage stimulation factor subunit 2 tau variant (The sequence of the model RefSeq protein was modified relative to this genomic sequence to represent the inferred CDS: deleted 1 base in 1 codon): MNLLTKVKLINELNEREAWLGVKDSMSWHQDYKDRAWIFLGGLPFELTEGDIICVFSQYGEIVNINLVRDKQSGRSRGFCFVCYEDQRSTVLAVDNLNGIKVRGRTIRVDHVLNYRPPKDGDDIDEVTKTLRDKGCGAERPPSSSEEEPPEELQKIKKHKKKKKNKDNRERSSERSTRIAETIKEERVDPGYEKYNTKQTLSRQERDQRRAPERDGTSGSTAKPAAYVKVKVEEKPHTSESKHRDYEEKRSKEFKRKR, translated from the exons ATGAATCTGTTAACAAAAGTGAAGCTGATCAATGAGCTGAATGAACGGGAGGCTTGGCTCGGTGTGAAGGATTCCATGTCGTGGCATCAGGACTACAAGGACAGGGCATGGATATTTCTGGGAGGGCTGCCTTTTGAATTGACTGAAGGGGACATTATTTGTGTCTTCTCACAATACGGTGAAATTGTGAACATTAACTTGGTGCGTGACAAACAATCC GGGCGTTCTCGTGGATTCTGCTTTGTGTGTTATGAGGATCAGAGAAGTACAGTGCTGGCTGTAGATAATCTGAATGGCATCAAGGTGAGAGGACGCACAATTCGCGTTGACCACGTGTTAAATTACCGCCCGCCCAAAGATGGCGATGATATCGATGAAGTGACCAAAACACTCCGGGATAAAGGCTGCGGTGCAGAACGTCCCCCTTCATCTTCAGAAGAAGAACCACCAGAGGAACTGCAAAAGATAAagaaacataaaaagaaaaagaagaacaaGGACAACCGTGAACGTTCCAGCGAAAGAAGCACAAGAATTGCTGAGACAATTAAGGAAGAACGTGTGGATCCAGGGTATGAGAAATACAACACCAAACAGACCTTGTCCAGGCAAGAGCGAGATCAGAGGAGGGCTCCAGAAAGAGATGGTACTTCGGGAAGCACGGCTAAACCAGCAGCCTATGTCAAGGTTAAGGTAGAAGAGAAACCTCACACGTCGGAGAGCAAACATCGGGACTACGAGGAGAAACGGTCAAaggaatttaaaagaaaaagatga